The Juglans regia cultivar Chandler chromosome 1, Walnut 2.0, whole genome shotgun sequence nucleotide sequence aaaccaaaaatattcattttcatggaaaaattaattaaaccgCGTATTCTTGCTTGCgaacttaattttaaaaatataaatacaacaTATCTAGATCTGAGAAAGATTTATTTCCATGTAATTAATTGATCATGACTAGCAGTaccaattataaattaaaacataaaattatttttcagtgCCGAGAGATGAagcaacaaataaattaaaaggaagtatactatatatagctAGGAGCTTAgcagataaatataaatataaatataaatattaataaatatagagatataaatattaataaatatatagggggaatatataatagataattgTGAAGCTACCATGCATTCTCCAACAAAGAAAGATTCAAGAACCCTTCAAAAGGAAACAAAGCAAAAGTATTAGTGAAGCACAAGAAAGAATCACCCATGCTAgcttttttgaaatgaaaacaatGGGCATGCACGCGGCACTTGTACTATACCAAATGAAACTTCCTTGTCCTAATCCAATTAACTGTACGTAGCAACTTTAGCCTTTTGCTATAAATACAAGCaagaatatcatcatcatcatcaacctcaCTCCATATCaaatattgcaaatatatatatatatatatcttggcaaagctatagagagagagagaacagatcACAGTGATCAGAAAATGAGGCCTGCAAACAACTTCACCACAACCGTTGATTCCGGGTTCGGGAACTGGAACTCTCCCATTCCTTATCTCTTTGGCGGCCTAGCACTCATGTTGGGACTCATTGCGATGGCCTTGGTGATCCTAGCTTGCTCTTATCGTAAATATTCTTTGTCCGACTCATCCCGCCCTAGAGAtgctgaagaaaaaatatcTGCAGCACAGCCAGTGAACATGCCTGTGGATTCCGAGCCAAAGATTGTTGTCATCATGGCTGGAGATGACAACCCTACGTACTTGGCCAAACCCGTCTCTTCGACATCCCATGGCGCTGATCATGAACAAGTCTAAGCTATTGGATCTCTTAATTATACTACTCCTCATGCATGCGAGTTGAATTAATACTTGTATATTTTCTGTTCCTTTTCTTGGCATTAGAATTAATTTTCTGTAGTCTTCTCATGATCTAGGCTTTTTTATCAGCTTTCAGCTAGCGAGAATCtgtaaaaatgagtttttaataaaataatatatatctattattcctttttattcttaattttttcgttattttttttccttgatcgACTATATTTTTCAGACTATTGCATATATGCGTGGGATGATGATCATCAACTTGCTGatccaaattaataatctttcCATGgccaaaaattataataacaaaaacaagaatAGAATGATTATGTATATCATGATGAACTGATGTTGTAGCTTAAAAGCTAAGCGAACTTAGTTTGTGCATCTTAATTTAATTGGAAGCAACGTCGACAAACTAATTATTTCTTCCATGGTATAACTTCAGctagaatttatatatactttcaCTTTAATtccaaaacattttatttctgttttttccCTCATAATCTTATTAATGATCAACCAAACAATcaagttcaaaagaaataaagggGAGAAAGCTCAAATTAAGAAGGAAAAGACAGAAACGGAATGAGATGATTTTGTCCAAATGCATGCAGTAATTTGTGATTCAGAAATTAATTTCATGATCCCTTCTGGGCAAGcaaatcttaattataattagttatccaaattaaagaaaaaaaaaatcttcaagaaatgTCAATTTGAAGAAGATCAAAGAAAGTTTCCAACAGTACTTTgcatctccatatatatatatatagcataaataAACCCACCAATCATTATGGCTCTGATTTCTTTGCCGCGCGCAGTTAATTTGAAGCTACTAATTTCACACTAATTTTTGACCTGTAATACTACTAATTAATTTCATGCTGTTTTTAGCGCTTCTGTTGGGTTAAGGGATAAGGTGATAGATCAGAAGAATTTACGTCAGAAAGCAAGGACAAGATCATATTGaacttaaaagataatatttttgggagtagatcttcaATGGGACTTTTTAGCGTCAAAATCAGGCCACATCAGAAGAGCACTAACTTTTGACTTGCGTGCGTTAACGTTGATCGATCCGGCCCccagcagctagctagctgtttttACCCCCAATTGAACATTCGATTTTCTTGgtccatgttatatatatatgaatcagcCGACGTTTCCATTTCCATGCAGAAACTTATAAATTCTAAGAAGCACTTGAGATCTTTGTGAAAAAAACCAGCAAGACTTGGACGATACTAAAAGAAAACTTTGGCCATTCTACAGAAAGTTATAGATAAGttcactttaattaattagctagccTCAATGATTCGATTCATGGCCGAGTCGTGGCATATAATTTTCTGACGACTCAGAAAACTCGAAGTAATTTTTCCTACATGATCATCGCGCGGTTTCCTCctaaataacatgaatttgtCAATGATGTGCATTTTCTGATCTCATGTTGATCATCTTGTCACACTAGTCCACCGCCATTACTTCAAGGCCAGATCAtagattgtgtgtgtgtgtatatatatatatatttatatataattataaaacatgGACTAATTGAAGTAGTGGGTACGTAATGGATCAGAAACACCGGTACCTAAAGATAGAATAAGCTGACTTCCAAATGACCTTTGTTAACCACCAAAGACCCACGTCCTCTTCctttatcctaattaattactatatatgagTCTTCAAGTTGGCTACTTTGCCAACTAAGTTTGACAGGAGGGGATGACAATTGACAATTGTGTTTATAATACGGCACTTGATTAGGTTAAAAGACGTGGCTGCTCGAAAATGCACATCATGTATTCTGGGTACCACTCATGTGAATATATATTAGTGGTGAGAAATGTATGAAGGTTAGTATGGAATGGACATTTTCTTCTTGTATTATCAAGTCATGTGGAATGGACAAAGGAGCAAGTGAAAAGAGGTTGttttttttctcagaaaatggCAGATTAGTCTAAAGGGGGTGCACTTAATTAATACGTCAACTTCTGTAGTGGGAGACACGTGAAATGATGATAATTTCCACTAGgattaattgtaaaaatattatccCACAAATCTGTTGAGTTTCTAGCTCATTGACATTGACAGAACCAGCTTATATAATTCATACCTCCTGATCCACCAATCCCTCTCATATtgggtatatatattttaatttcctgtatgtatatatgtgttgGTGGCTGGAAGACTCTTCTGCAATATATTAACGTTGATAGCGCCGTAcgtaaaaaagttatatatataagagatatATGATCACGTTAATGTtgcagatcatatatatatatatatatatatagatatatatatctaatcaATTTGGATATACCCAATCTTTAATCACTATATATTTCTCCCTATTCCTGATAAAGGGAATTCATGCATGTGATGCCTCCAATACAAAATAGTAATTCATGTGGAGAGTGGACACCGCGAGATCATTATTATGAGTACTCTAAATTCGTCtcatcaatattattattgaattttgagGTTGTCAGGGCggacttctctctctctctctctctttttcttcgtTCCTTCCAATATTGATATAGCAACATTAGgcaattttttctcatttcacacacacacatatatatatatatatatatatatatatgtgtgtgtgtgtgaatccCATGAGGGAGGAGGCTAGCTAGGGAAAGGGGAGGaaattataactatatctatctatatatataaaatgtctATGAGACGGATATGAGAcagaatttcttgttttaacgtttaatttttttgttttcgttAAAGTGCTTAACGGCAACAATCCCACATATCCTTTTATTCCCCTCTCTCCAACTTTTTGTGCGTGTGTGTGCATAATAATGGCTTTGCAGGgaaagcataatatatatatatatatatatatatataactttatttaaaaataataataataatccctAGGTGAAGAATGTATTTCTTTGGACATTTAGAatggaatattattaattaaaacttttaaacactttaatatatatttatatcttttcaaagtttttaatACCGTTTTGAATATCTTTTGGTTAAAGCattgcaataaaataaaatgagatgaaacaattGGAGTATTTGACTATctaaatcataaatttcacaacttaatattcataagtaccagaattttataAACAGAACCACAATAGTGAAATATCCTCAACGAGATTATACAGTTATCcagcaaaatataatacaaagccaaaatatataaaaaaaaaagagaaataaatctcaTCTGACCCAAAACACGCCATTAAATACCATCATCTTGATGATGCAAATTCAATCATCTTGTTAAAGTACTGATTGTAGtagttaatttatttgttaaagttcatttgtaatattctattcattatattacttgtataaaagttgaatcAATGTCTTCTAAACTATATATGccatcaactatttttataaattttgtaaaaacatatattatttttataaaataactgtttaatCTAACTAGACAAATGTGTTTTGCACGTTACTTTAatctagtgtgtgtgtgtgtgtgtatatatatatatatatatatatatatatatatatatttaaggtaCGTAAATTAACTCATGTGGAAACAGCTTGAAAATGATCGATAAGGGATAAGGCCAAAGTCATTGACtcattccttctttttttctttttctttttttccctggAAAATCTTCATTGCTTCCTAATTTGACGTATCCTTTATGGGTGAAAGTGATGGTATTTGCCACCCAGATGACATGCGGCCAGCTATATATGATTATTGCGTTTTAATTAATTCCCAATCCAATTCTTATCAAGCAAGTAATGAGAATCTCTTCCTCACAAACAAATTAAGTCATAACTctataatatgtattttttttttaatcactgtCTAGTACTTTATTATTGTCCCTTAATTTGCATATAATACAGTTGAAGTTCACTTGTAATTgccatttttttaatccaagTCTAATCAGAACATTAACAAATTATAAAGCACTTAAGAAACTGATCATAGAACAGTCATGAGCATATCATCTTCTACTAGCTATAGTTTATGtcatgagaaaaatatgttcattgtgtttgagaaaaaagaataaaccaATTCATTTACAtgcatcatgatcatgatctagtGCTTCAGCCAAAACCCCACggttctcttttatttataaatgagaACATCGATTCATGAGTGATCCACTCTCTATTTTGCATATGAAAGGGATGGAAATTGTGTTCAAattaacatgcatatatatatatatatatatatatatatattgtcatcaTGGGTTGGTGGACATGATCGAAAAGGGACCCTCGGGACCAATCGATCATAATCAATGAGTGGACtgatttataaaagttgttgaATGACTTGCAAGCTGATGATcagttgcatatatatatatatatatagatatatatatatatatgtatgtgtgtatatatatatatatatatatatatatatatatatatataacttaggAAGCAAAATTTATTCTCGTCACCAGGATCGATCACCTTTTGTTGGACAGCAATATTAGCATTGCCGTTCATGAAGGGAGAGCACAGGATTTTGGCACTAAGGATAATGTTGGGAGGGAGGAAAGCATTTGGTcggttttatttataattagtaCAAACATTGGACGAGCCAGCCACTTCAAAAATGCGGTTTTAAATGAGGCAATTAGTCCACATGatcatgtatataaatattattcgATTAGTGTCGTTGTGCTGATCACATTATATAGTGGGGAGACATTTGTTGTTCGAAGTTCCACATGTGGACCTGGACACACACCCATTGATTCTAAAGTATATATGAACCGCTTTTGAATTTAAgatcatcattttcttcaaatatctCATCCGGCTACCTAATCGTCACGTAAATAAAGATGAgtatgtttggataatgagatgagatgagatgagatatctCTAAATAGTATAAAGttaggtttgaatagtgagttgagatgagatgagacgaaagttgaaagttaaataagatattgttagaatattattattaatttgagattttttttaaaggtagaACAAactctattaatttataacgGGACATTACAACTTTGATTTGAGACATAAAGAATATAAGCCAACTACTGCTTTTAAGGCTCCTCAAtatacaaatttctttgtgactgACATAGTCTAGTCCATTATCTCTCTATAGAAAAACCGTCTGAGAGATAACACTCTGTCCTAAGACAGATTTAACAAATCCCACATTCTGTCCTTAGACAGAATTAAACAACCTCACACTCTATCTAAGACGGAGTAGTGGACATTCTATGGCCAAAAATCCAAGAGACTATGCATGAGAAAATAGCGAATTATAGCTTGAAAAGCTGTAGATCCACATTTTCAACcttagaggaaataaaaaatgcaaacacTGATACTATGGTGGCGCGTGAGGGACACGCATCACCCTAGAAGTACGTCGGAATATTAGGTTTGAAGAAAGCGATGGCCCTAGTCCCAGAAAAGCCCCGCGTGGCGAAGATAGAGCTCCCCTTGCGATGACACGTGGATGTCACACGCATTTTGGGCCGCTTGTGTGGCTTTTGCA carries:
- the LOC108988046 gene encoding protein GLUTAMINE DUMPER 4-like, whose amino-acid sequence is MRPANNFTTTVDSGFGNWNSPIPYLFGGLALMLGLIAMALVILACSYRKYSLSDSSRPRDAEEKISAAQPVNMPVDSEPKIVVIMAGDDNPTYLAKPVSSTSHGADHEQV